The DNA region TTGAACCGGCGCCACTCGATTTAGACGGCTCACTCATGTCTTTGTTCCAATCCGTGTTCATCCGTGGCTAGGCTTTTTCCGTGTTCTGATCCGTGTTCATCCGTGGAGATCCGCGGTTAAGCTCTTGTCTTTTCCTGCTCCATGAAGAATTCCGCCAGTTCCAGATCCCACGGCGTGGTGATCTTGATGTTGCGCGCCGAGCCCATCACCACCACCACTTCGTGCCCCGACCGTTCCACCAGCGACGCCTCGTCGGTCCCGGTAAACCCATCCGCCGTGGCTTCGGCGAAGGCTTTCTTCAACACCTCGTAGCGGAAGCCCTGCGGCGTCTGTGCCATGACGATCTGCGCCCGCGGCAGGGTGGCGCGTATCACCGCCCCCTCGGCGGTTCGTTCCACCTGCTTGATGGTATCCGAGGCGGGCATGCCGGCAATGGCAGCGCCGTGGCGCACGGCGGCCTCGATGACGCTGGCGATGATTTCCTCATCCACGAACGGCCGCACCGCGTCATGCACCAGGACAATATCGTCGGCAGACGCCTTCACCGCGGCCAGCGCGTTGGCCACCGACTCCTGACGGTGCTCGCCGCCTTCCACCACCCGCACCGGCTTGCCCAGCTTCTCCTCGGTCAACCGAGCCTGGAATGCGGCGGCTTCCGGTGGGCGCAGCGCCAGGTAAATTTCGCGTACTTGCGGTGACGCAGCGAACTTGCGCAGCGTGTGGATCAGGATGGGAACGCCGTCCAGCTCGGTGAATTGCTTGGAGGCCGCCGGCACTACGCGCGCGCCACTGGCCGCTGCCATGCGCGTCCCCAGCCCCGCCGCCGGAATGATGACCAGCACGTTCATAAGGGGCTAGCAGTATAAGCTCTCAGCTTTCGAAAATCAGCTTTTAGCTTTTAGCTGCTAAGGAGACTC from Terriglobia bacterium includes:
- the ispD gene encoding 2-C-methyl-D-erythritol 4-phosphate cytidylyltransferase, with translation MNVLVIIPAAGLGTRMAAASGARVVPAASKQFTELDGVPILIHTLRKFAASPQVREIYLALRPPEAAAFQARLTEEKLGKPVRVVEGGEHRQESVANALAAVKASADDIVLVHDAVRPFVDEEIIASVIEAAVRHGAAIAGMPASDTIKQVERTAEGAVIRATLPRAQIVMAQTPQGFRYEVLKKAFAEATADGFTGTDEASLVERSGHEVVVVMGSARNIKITTPWDLELAEFFMEQEKTRA